One Tetrapisispora phaffii CBS 4417 chromosome 2, complete genome genomic region harbors:
- the PDB1 gene encoding pyruvate dehydrogenase (acetyl-transferring) subunit E1 beta (similar to Saccharomyces cerevisiae PDB1 (YBR221C); ancestral locus Anc_6.119) — translation MFKNTLKATSLLRSSYVPSLKNGSRLASTKTMTVRDALNSAIAEELDRDDDVFLIGEEVAQYNGAYKVSKGLLDRFGERRIIDTPITEYGFAGMAIGAAFKGLKPIVEFMSFNFSLQAIDAVVNSAAKTHYMSGGTQTCQIVFRGPNGAAFGVAAQHSQDFSAWYGSIPGLKVLVPYSAEDARGLLKAAIRDPNPVVFLENELLYGESFEMSEESFSPDFTLPYKAKVEREGKDISIITYTRNVEFSLKAAEILSQQHGIDAEVINLRSIRPLDVEAIVKSLKKTNHLITVESTFPSFGVGSEIVAQIMESEGFDYLDAPVKRVTGADVPTPYAKELEDFAFPDPDTIVRAVKETLSVD, via the coding sequence ATGTTTAAGAATACATTAAAAGCTACAAGCTTACTTAGATCTTCATATGTTCCTTCTTTGAAGAATGGTTCACGTTTAGCCTCCACTAAGACTATGACCGTTAGAGATGCTTTAAACAGTGCGATCGCAGAAGAATTAGACAGGGATGATGATGTGTTTTTAATTGGTGAAGAAGTTGCTCAATATAATGGTGCTTACAAAGTTTCTAAAGGTTTATTAGACAGATTTGGCGAAAGAAGAATCATTGATACTCCGATCACTGAATATGGTTTTGCAGGTATGGCTATCGGTGCTGCTTTCAAAGGTTTGAAACCAATTGTTGAATTTATGTCTTTCAATTTCTCACTTCAAGCTATCGATGCCGTGGTCAACTCAGCCGCAAAGACACATTATATGTCTGGTGGTACTCAAACATGTCAAATTGTTTTCAGAGGTCCTAACGGTGCTGCTTTCGGTGTTGCCGCCCAACATTCTCAAGATTTTTCAGCTTGGTACGGTTCTATTCCAGGTTTGAAAGTTTTAGTCCCATATTCCGCTGAAGACGCTAGAGGTTTGCTAAAAGCTGCTATCAGAGATCCAAATCCAGTTGTCTTTTTAGAAAACGAATTATTATACGGTGAATCTTTTGAAATGTCCGAAGAATCTTTCTCTCCAGATTTTACCTTACCATACAAAGCTAAAGTTGAAAGAGAAGGTAAAGATATTTCTATTATCACATACACAAGAAATGTCGAATTTTCGTTAAAGGCTGCTGAAATTTTAAGTCAACAGCATGGTATAGACGCCGAAGTCATAAATCTAAGATCCATCAGACCATTAGATGTCGAAGCCATAGTCAAATCTTTGAAGAAAACTAACCATTTAATCACTGTCGAATCCACATTCCCATCTTTCGGTGTCGGTAGTGAGATTGTTGCACAAATCATGGAAAGTGAAGGTTTTGACTACTTAGACGCTCCAGTCAAGAGAGTTACTGGTGCCGATGTCCCAACACCATACGCCAAGGAATTAGAAGATTTTGCGTTCCCAGATCCAGATACTATTGTCAGAGCTGTCAAGGAAACCCTTTCTGTCGATTAA
- the PYC2 gene encoding pyruvate carboxylase 2 (similar to Saccharomyces cerevisiae PYC2 (YBR218C) and PYC1 (YGL062W); ancestral locus Anc_6.115) produces the protein MPTNKFSGLRDNYSLLGEKNKILVANRGEIPIRIFRTAHELSLRTIAIYSHEDKLSLHRSKADESYVIGKEGEFTPVGAYLAIDEIINIAKRHGVDFIHPGYGFLSENSEFADKVIKAGITWIGPPPEVIESVGDKVSARNLAAKADVPTVPGTPGPIETVEQAEAFVKEYGYPVIVKAAYGGGGRGMRVVREGEDIADAFQRARSEAVTAFGNGTCFIERFLNKPKHIEVQLLADKYGNVVHLFERDCSVQRRHQKVVEVAPALTLPIEVRNAILTDAVKLAKVAGYQNAGTAEFLVDDQNRHYFIEINPRIQVEHTITEEITGIDIVSAQIQIAAGASLEDLGLLQDRITTKGFAIQCRITTEDPYKNFQPDTGKLEVYRSAGGNGVRLDGGNVYVGAIISPHYDSMLVKCTCSGSTYEIVRRKMLRALIEFRIRGVKTNIPFLITLLTNPVFIDGSYWTTFIDDTPELFTVIKSRNRGQKILNYLADIAVNGPQVKGQSSLPKLTSNPIVPVLHDENKNVIDVNNTPPAGWRQVLLEQGPEGFAKEVRKFDGTLIMDTTWRDAHQSLLATRIRTYDLATIAPTTAHALSNAFALECWGGATFDVAMRFLNEDPWERLRTLRKLVPNIPFQMLLRGANGVAYSSLPDNAIDHFVAQAKENGVDIFRVFDALNDLEQLKVGVDAVKKAGGVVEATVCYSGDMLQPGKKYNLDYYLEITDKIVKMGTHILGIKDMAGTLKPGAAKLLVGSIRAKYPDLPIHVHSHDSAGTAVTSMVACALAGADVVDVATNSMSGLTSQGSVNAFLASVDGTINTGVDAKKVTELDAYWAEVRLLYSGFDADLKGPDPEVYDHEIPGGQLTNLLFQAQQLGLGEQWNETKRAYKEANELLGDIVKVTPTSKVVGDLAQFMVTNKLTSDDVKRLANSLDFPDSVMDFFEGLMGQPYGGFPEPLRTDILKGKRKKLTTRPGLELAPFDLPKIKEELEARFDDIDECDVASYNMYPKVYEDFRKVYEEFGDLSVIPTKNFLAPPAIGEEIEIHIEKGKSLIVKFQAIGTLNKENGTREVYFEMNGESRKIVVNDRAQKVETIAKPKVDAHDPFQVGAPMAGVIVEVKVHKGSLIKKGQPVAILSAMKMEMVISATADGIVQQVLVNDGEAVDASDLLVVLEDDTLITGDKQ, from the coding sequence ATGCcaactaataaattttctgGTTTAAGAGATAATTATTCTCTATTGGGTGAAAAAAACAAGATATTAGTAGCAAACAGAGGTGAAATTCCAATTAGAATCTTTAGAACTGCTCATGAACTATCATTGAGAACTATAGCCATTTATTCTCatgaagataaattatctttaCATAGATCTAAAGCAGACGAATCTTATGTGATCGGTAAAGAAGGTGAATTCACTCCGGTTGGTGCTTATTTAGCTATAGatgaaattatcaatattgcAAAAAGACATGGTGTTGATTTTATTCATCCAGGTTATGGGTTTTTATCAGAAAATTCTGAGTTCGCTGACAAAGTTATCAAGGCAGGTATCACATGGATCGGTCCTCCGCCGGAAGTCATTGAATCTGTTGGTGACAAAGTTTCTGCAAGAAATTTAGCGGCTAAGGCCGATGTTCCAACTGTTCCAGGTACTCCGGGTCCAATCGAAACAGTAGAGCAAGCTGAAGCCTTTGTAAAAGAATATGGTTATCCTGTTATCGTTAAAGCCGCCTATGGTGGTGGTGGTAGAGGTATGAGAGTCGTTAGAGAAGGTGAAGATATCGCAGATGCTTTCCAAAGAGCTAGATCCGAGGCTGTAACTGCTTTCGGTAATGGTACTTGTTTTATCGAAAGATTCTTAAACAAGCCAAAACATATCGAAGTCCAATTATTGGCTGATAAGTATGGTAACGTTGTTCATCTTTTTGAAAGAGATTGTTCCGTTCAAAGAAGACATCAAAAAGTCGTCGAAGTGGCTCCAGCTTTAACATTACCTATCGAAGTTAGAAATGCTATTTTGACTGATGCAGTTAAACTAGCAAAAGTAGCAGGATATCAAAATGCAGGTACCGCTGAATTTTTAGTCGATGATCAAAATAGACACTATTTTATCGAAATTAATCCAAGAATTCAAGTCGAGCATACAATCACTGAAGAAATTACAGGCATTGATATCGTCTCAGctcaaattcaaattgcTGCAGGTGCCTCTTTAGAAGATTTGGGTTTATTACAAGATAGAATTACCACCAAAGGTTTTGCCATTCAATGTCGTATCACTACAGAAGATCCGTACAAGAATTTCCAGCCTGATACAGGTAAATTAGAAGTTTACAGATCTGCTGGTGGTAACGGTGTTAGATTAGATGGTGGTAACGTTTACGTTGGTGCCATTATCTCTCCTCATTATGATTCCATGTTAGTTAAATGCACATGTTCAGGTTCAACATATGAAATTGTTAGACGTAAAATGTTACGTGcattaattgaatttagaATTAGAGGTGTTAAGACAAATATTCCATTTTTGATTACCCTTTTAACTAATCCTGTGTTCATTGATGGTAGTTATTGGACTACTTTCATCGATGACACCCCAGAATTATTTACTGTTATCAAATCACGTAATAGAGgtcaaaaaattttgaattatttagCTGACATTGCCGTCAATGGTCCACAAGTTAAAGGTCAAAGTAGTCTACCAAAATTAACCAGTAACCCTATCGTTCCTGTTCTCcatgatgaaaataaaaacgTTATTGATGTAAACAATACTCCACCAGCAGGTTGGAGACAAGTATTACTTGAACAAGGTCCAGAAGGATTTGCTAAAGAAGTTAGGAAATTTGACGGTACTTTAATTATGGATACAACATGGAGAGATGCTCACCAATCTTTATTAGCTACAAGAATCAGAACTTACGATCTAGCTACTATTGCGCCAACTACTGCGCACGCATTATCTAATGCTTTTGCATTAGAATGTTGGGGTGGTGCAACATTTGATGTTGCTATGAGATTCTTAAATGAAGATCCATGGGAAAGATTAAGAACATTAAGAAAATTAGTTCCTAATATTCCATTCCAAATGTTGTTACGTGGTGCCAATGGTGTTGCTTATTCTTCTTTACCAGATAACGCTATTGATCATTTTGTCGCACAAGCTAAAGAGAACGGTGTCGATATTTTTAGAGTTTTCGATGCATTAAATGATCTTGAACAATTAAAAGTAGGTGTCGATGCTGTTAAAAAAGCCGGCGGTGTTGTTGAAGCAACAGTTTGTTACTCTGGTGATATGTTACAACCAGGTAAGAAATACAACTTGGATTATTACTTAGAAATCACCGACAAGATTGTCAAAATGGGTACCCACATATTGGGTATTAAGGATATGGCTGGTACATTAAAGCCAGGTGCTGCTAAATTATTAGTTGGTTCCATTAGAGCAAAATACCCTGATCTACCAATCCATGTTCACTCTCATGACTCAGCTGGTACTGCGGTTACATCCATGGTTGCATGTGCCTTAGCTGGTGCTGATGTCGTGGATGTTGCTACGAACTCCATGTCTGGTTTAACATCCCAAGGTTCTGTAAATGCATTTTTAGCATCTGTTGATGGAACCATTAACACTGGTGTTGATGCCAAGAAGGTTACTGAATTAGATGCTTATTGGGCTGAGGTCAGATTATTGTATTCTGGTTTTGATGCCGATTTGAAGGGTCCTGATCCTGAAGTTTATGATCACGAAATTCCAGGTGGTCAATTaactaatttattatttcaagCTCAACAGTTAGGTTTAGGTGAACAATGGAATGAAACTAAGAGAGCATACAAAGAAgctaatgaattattaggCGATATTGTCAAGGTCACTCCGACTTCCAAGGTCGTTGGTGACTTAGCACAATTCATGGTTACTAACAAATTAACTTCTGACGATGTTAAGAGATTAGCCAATTCTTTAGACTTCCCAGATTCAGTTATGGATTTCTTTGAAGGTTTGATGGGCCAACCATATGGTGGTTTCCCTGAACCTTTGAGAACCGATATTCTAAAGGGTAAGAGAAAGAAGTTAACTACCAGACCTGGTTTAGAGTTGGCTCCATTCGATTTACCAAAAATTAAGGAAGAATTAGAAGCCAGATTTGATGATATCGATGAATGTGACGTCGCTTCATACAATATGTATCCAAAGGTTTACGAAGACTTTAGAAAAGTGTACGAAGAGTTTGGTGATTTATCTGTTATTCCAACAAAGAATTTCTTAGCTCCGCCTGCTATCGGTGAGGAAATTGAAATCCACATCGAAAAAGGTAAAAGTTTAATTGTTAAGTTCCAAGCTATCGGTACCTTaaacaaagaaaatggTACAAGAGAAGTCTACTTTGAAATGAATGGTGAATCAAGAAAGATCGTGGTCAACGACAGAGCACAAAAGGTTGAAACTATCGCTAAACCTAAGGTCGATGCCCATGATCCATTCCAAGTTGGTGCTCCAATGGCCGGTGTCATTGTCGAAGTTAAAGTTCACAAGGGTTCCTTAATAAAGAAGGGTCAACCAGTAGCCATTTTAAGTGCTATGAAGATGGAAATGGTTATTTCTGCTACCGCTGATGGTATTGTCCAGCAAGTGTTGGTCAATGACGGTGAAGCTGTTGATGCTTCTGACTTATTGGTGGTACTTGAAGACGATACTCTTATAACAGGAGATAAACAATAG
- the ATG12 gene encoding Atg12p (similar to Saccharomyces cerevisiae ATG12 (YBR217W); ancestral locus Anc_6.113) produces the protein MSGLLESESESESGTEDDLFADSIVSTNLDAQVDGSRLNNVSNVNSIENRLEQYSRRLSLLGLEVEHPKEGDVTPDYRIDITIEDRNENSVLVEGQNMPATTSLILENIKRNIDDKIVNLDDLEDNKLKALRSNESQIDKKKIQIRFQAIGNVLPINPNTCTISTEQPFATVILFVKRKLKMKDVYCYVNNSFAPNPQQNIGDLWDQFKIGNALIVSYCATVAFG, from the coding sequence ATGAGTGGACTATTGGAAAGTGAAAGTGAAAGTGAGAGTGGTACAGAAGATGATTTGTTTGCAGATAGTATAGTATCCACTAATTTAGACGCTCAAGTCGATGGCTCACGattaaataatgtttcGAATGTAAACTCGATTGAAAATAGATTAGAACAGTATAGTAGAAGGTTGTCACTGTTAGGATTGGAAGTTGAGCACCCTAAGGAGGGTGATGTTACGCCAGACTATAGGATTGATATAACGATTGAAGATCGAAATGAAAATTCAGTGCTAGTTGAAGGACAAAATATGCCTGCAACAACGTCTTtgatattagaaaatattaaacgAAATATTGATGACAAAATTGTTAATCTGGATGATCTGGAGGATAACAAACTTAAAGCCTTAAGATCTAATGAATCTCAAATtgataagaaaaaaattcaaataagaTTTCAAGCCATCGGAAATGTCCTCCCAATCAACCCAAATACATGTACCATTTCTACCGAACAACCTTTTGCAACAGTAATACTTTTTGTTAAAAGAAAACTAAAAATGAAAGATGTTTATTGTTATGTAAATAATTCCTTTGCACCAAACCCACAGCAAAATATTGGCGATCTTTGGGATCAGTTTAAAATCGGCAATGCCTTAATTGTGAGTTATTGCGCCACGGTAGCATTTGGTTGA
- the YBP1 gene encoding Ybp1p (similar to Saccharomyces cerevisiae YBP1 (YBR216C) and YBP2 (YGL060W); ancestral locus Anc_6.112), giving the protein MLEDLKTINELVIQSFSQAGEDAISIITTIDISCEEVNLNGTREQKEEFLSMLLGQLQAHPEIVAKIAWDLPDMLFQFLNSSNINIENALQQSSIIRIIMKSFNEIAMNGSPKECFLTACDMVSNLKVLEFYIHNDTNSDTTPESGKDTIPLNQIPLERNPNEFFFGLQLHIIFELLSTSMRRISTLYPSKYLGMAAASILKFVDNNVANVDNMVIILRRIFTLVRGYTQNDIPKDLKENKNIKKSELNLIAEQETVIQGKLLRSLITTSLEKCLSTFNLSVDSIVFNSLAHKPTNFSEYYIAMFDMISRIYHIVLSFDIDLEDELKKYMKESNSIYKSLPKDSDISSETAKDKIYKAVYKLSYTYQLQKVSKQTELSIDELGVFILTGFHYRETGSHLLTDINIVDAIYTYIRISTIPLHCKGFKNESAESVSRYWLWVVLSNTSTDKIQKDLEAVPSYVLNVFFEMVLSATVVTVNSDNRLLGFTLLTRILCLVKEEITFKFMIHILESDRDNSSKSCILGIMKDLMTRTYICPTSKEIDTDELDKKISNLDIEEKEEKESCVSESPSKRYYLSCSESRIKCIHNACVVQVSKVISNPENVSDSLLLLNYLRFFINVAEQWDQNVLKELHELIQTQIVKIEKQNVEIKSIIDANNSIKEKLH; this is encoded by the coding sequence ATGTTGGAGGATTTAAAAACCATCAATGAGCTAGTTATTCAGTCCTTTTCGCAAGCAGGTGAAGATGCTATTTCTATTATTACAACAATCGATATCAGTTGTGAAGAAGTTAATTTAAATGGTACTAGAGAACAAAAAGAGGAGTTTCTTTCGATGCTTTTGGGGCAACTCCAAGCTCACCCTGAAATTGTTGCAAAAATTGCTTGGGATTTACCAGATATgttatttcaattcttgaattcttctaatatcaatataGAAAATGCATTACAGCAAAGTTCAATTATCAGAATTATCATGAAATCCTTTAATGAAATAGCAATGAATGGAAGTCCCAAAGAATGTTTTTTGACAGCTTGTGATATGGTATCAAATCTAAAAGTTTTAGAATTTTATATCCATAATGATACAAATTCAGATACCACACCTGAATCTGGTAAAGATACCATTCCCTTAAACCAGATACCATTGGAAAGAAATCCGaatgaatttttctttggGTTACAACtacatattatttttgagtTATTAAGTACGTCAATGAGACGTATAAGCACTCTATACCCATCCAAATATTTAGGTATGGCTGCAGCAtctattttgaaatttgttgataataatgttgCGAATGTTGACAATATGGTAATCATTTTACGTCGTATCTTCACTTTAGTAAGAGGCTATACTCAAAATGACATTccaaaagatttaaaagaaaataaaaatatcaagaagtctgaattaaatttaatagcTGAGCAGGAAACTGTTATACAAGGAAAACTACTAAGAAGTTTGATTACTACTTCACTTGAAAAATGTTTGTCCacatttaatttatcagtCGACTCTATAGTTTTTAACTCACTAGCACATAAACCAACCAACTTTAGCGAGTATTATATTGCTATGTTTGATATGATATCCAGAATTTATCATATCGTTTTGTCTTTTGATATCGATCTCGAAGAcgaattgaaaaaatacaTGAAAGAATCTAATTCTATTTACAAAAGTTTGCCAAAAGATTCTGACATTTCTAGTGAAACAGcaaaagataaaatatacaaagCTGTATATAAGTTATCTTACACGTACCAACTACAGAAAGTCTCTAAACAAACagaattatcaattgaCGAGTTGGGTGTCTTTATCTTAACTGGTTTTCATTATAGAGAGACTGGAAGCCATTTACTAACTGATATCAACATCGTTGATGCTATTTACACATATATTAGAATATCAACCATTCCTTTACACTGTAAAGGGTTCAAGAATGAATCTGCAGAAAGTGTTTCAAGATATTGGTTGTGGGTTGTACTTTCAAATACATCCACAGATAAGATACAAAAAGATCTAGAAGCGGTTCCTAGCTATGTATTGAACGTGTTTTTTGAAATGGTGCTATCTGCCACTGTTGTAACTGTGAACAGCGATAATAGACTTCTAGGGTTTACTTTACTCACACGTATCTTATGTTTAgtgaaagaagaaattacTTTTAAGTTTATGATTCATATATTAGAGTCAGACAGGGATAATTCATCCAAATCGTGTATATTAGGTATAATGAAGGATTTGATGACTAGAACATACATTTGCCCAACCAGTAAAGAAATTGACACTGATGAActtgataaaaaaatatcgaaCTTGGAtatagaagaaaaagaagaaaaagaaagttgTGTTTCTGAGTCTCCttcaaaaagatattatttatcatGTTCAGAGAGTAGAATAAAATGCATTCATAATGCATGCGTGGTTCAAGTTTCAAAAGTCATTTCAAATCCTGAAAACGTTTCCGATTCTCTTTTATTGttgaattatttgagattttttattaacgTAGCAGAACAATGGGACCAAAACGTTCTAAAAGAGTTACATGAATTAATTCAGACAcaaattgttaaaattgaaaaacaaaatgtggaaatcaaatcaataataGATGCAAATAATTCGATCAAGGAAAAGCTTCACTAA
- the HPC2 gene encoding Hpc2p (similar to Saccharomyces cerevisiae HPC2 (YBR215W); ancestral locus Anc_6.111) has product MQRELMLLDDREVDCLDKKRESSQVDDDSESKKQKTLNIAEELAKNRNNNTSNSSLVLKSNSSQSPTPNAEPQNQAQSIEPQVSHVSQVKISSLLSDEGPSATTAMDTKELLQTPTVSTPSIKKPITKTPATAPVKIVPSPASKAKKSNSIDSILTKTKIKSKSVTNTPIAKKQVLTTTTVSKSKGNTPKPKSKSASKSNSSKNINLKTLSSTTPANDAATPSATALKKEKSIITDKNIPKLQPSADKNENTIDKKLPKVLLPASQIEKPSLLGVFENNTNNTNNKQKDEDAEPVVILNIPLYPAKNEDYLDENGQVVFNFAQIERSRFSKDLPPKTKDLDELKAAKRNLFSDLNETTGKYDGIDGQEEDLENDDYDDDDDDENEDEIEEGKLTTSPSKKKSHPNKGKNLIGKYDVEDPFIDDSELAWEEQRAATKDGFFVYFGPLIEKGYYASLERINGKMKRGGIKN; this is encoded by the coding sequence ATGCAAAGGGAATTAATGTTACTGGACGATCGTGAAGTCGACTGTTTGGACAAGAAAAGAGAATCTTCTCAAGTTGATGATGATTCAGAGTCGaagaaacagaaaacaTTGAATATTGCAGAGGAACTGGCCAAGAATAggaataataatactagTAATTCAAGTTTGGTATTGAAGTCGAATTCTTCCCAATCGCCAACGCCAAATGCAGAACCTCAGAATCAAGCTCAATCAATTGAACCACAAGTATCACACGTCTCACAAGTGAAAATTTCATCTCTATTATCTGACGAAGGTCCTTCAGCAACTACTGCCATGGACACAAAGGAACTGCTACAAACTCCAACTGTGTCAACTCCTTCGATAAAGAAACCAATTACAAAGACACCGGCTACCGCGCCCGTGAAGATTGTACCAAGCCCTGCATCCaaagcaaaaaaatcaaattcaatagATTCCATTCTCAcgaaaacaaaaattaaatcaaaatcagTAACAAATACTCCCATCGCCAAGAAACAAGTTTTAACAACTACAACAGTATCGAAATCAAAGGGAAACACACCAAAACCGAAATCAAAAAGTGCATCGAAATCAAActcatcaaaaaatataaatttaaagacGTTATCATCTACTACACCAGCTAATGATGCTGCAACGCCATCAGCAACAGCCTTAAAGAAggaaaaatcaataataacgGATAAGAATATACCGAAACTTCAACCATCTGctgataaaaatgaaaatacaattgataaaaaattaccTAAAGTTTTATTACCTGCATCACAAATTGAAAAACCATCTCTGTTGGGGGtgtttgaaaataatactaataatactaataataaacagAAAGACGAGGACGCTGAGCCTGTTGTAATATTGAACATACCATTGTACCCGGCAAAAAATGAGGACTACCTGGATGAGAATGGGCAAGTTGTATTCAATTTTGCACAAATTGAAAGATCGCGGTTTTCGAAAGATCTGCCACCTAAGACTAAGGATTTGGATGAGTTAAAAGCAGctaaaagaaatttattCAGCGATTTGAACGAAACTACTGGGAAATATGATGGCATTGATGgacaagaagaagatttgGAGAATGACGACTacgatgatgatgatgatgatgaaaacGAAGATGAAATAGAGGAAGGCAAGTTAACAACCTCTCcatcaaagaaaaaatcgCATCCGAATAAAGGTAAGAACTTGATCGGTAAATATGATGTAGAAGATCCTTTTATTGATGACTCCGAATTAGCCTGGGAAGAACAGAGAGCTGCAACAAAAGATGGGTTTTTTGTTTACTTTGGTCCATTAATCGAAAAGGGTTACTACGCAAGTTTGGAAAGGATCAATggtaaaatgaaaagagGAGGGATTAAAAACTAG
- the OLE1 gene encoding stearoyl-CoA 9-desaturase (similar to Saccharomyces cerevisiae OLE1 (YGL055W); ancestral locus Anc_6.106) has translation MSQTHTIEALDVASANVIATGLHKKTKRVVNGLGSLMGSKEMVDLTNESINTTNVNLPSSLSSSSSTTTNRKHISEQPWTLHNWHEHINWLNFVLVVLIPAIGWYLALSGLIPLKLKTALFSVFYYALGGASITAGYHRLWSHRSYSARWPLRLFFALFGSASVQGSAKWWGHSHRIHHRYTDTNRDPYDARKGLWYSHMGWMLLKPNPKYKARADIQDLNDDWIVRFQHRHYIPLMLIFAFILPSIIAGRYFNDYLGGFLYAGIIRVFCIQQATFCINSMAHYIGAQPFDDKRTPRDNWLTALVTFGEGYHNFHHEFPSDYRNAIKWYQYDPTKVIIYLTSLVGLSYDLKTFSSLAIKQALVQQEQKKLDKKKNALTWGPSLTNLPKWDKAQFIEESKTNGNLIVISGIVHDVKGYITEHPGGQLLIKSALGKDATSAFNGGVYRHSNAATNVLANLRVAVIVESEESALKFAARRGEHYYDEKKTI, from the coding sequence ATGTCGCAAACTCATACAATAGAGGCGCTAGACGTCGCAAGCGCAAATGTTATTGCTACTGGTCTTCACAAGAAAACTAAAAGAGTCGTTAATGGATTAGGTTCATTGATGGGCTCAAAAGAAATGGTCGATTTAACAAATGAATCTATCAACACTACAAATGTCAATTTGCCAAGTTCATTATCGTCGTCTTcatcaacaacaacaaataGAAAACATATTTCCGAACAACCTTGGACTCTACACAATTGGCATGAACATATTAATTGGCTAAATTTTGTCTTAGTGGTTTTAATCCCTGCAATAGGCTGGTATTTGGCTCTTTCTGGTTTAATTCcattgaaattgaagacTGCTTTGTTCTCGGTATTTTACTACGCTCTTGGTGGTGCTTCAATCACTGCAGGTTATCATAGGCTATGGTCCCATAGATCTTATAGTGCAAGATGGCCTCTAAGATTATTTTTTGCATTGTTCGGTTCGGCTTCTGTGCAAGGTTCTGCGAAATGGTGGGGCCATTCACACAGAATTCATCATCGTTACACCGATACAAACAGAGATCCTTATGATGCAAGAAAAGGCTTATGGTATTCTCACATGGGTTGGATGCTGTTGAAACCAAACCCAAAATATAAAGCAAGAGCTGATATTCAAGATCTAAATGACGATTGGATCGTTAGATTTCAACATAGACATTATATTCCTTTGATGTTAATTTTTGCATTTATATTACCATCAATCATCGCAGGTAGATACTTCAATGATTATTTAGGTGGGTTTTTATACGCTGGTATAATTAGGGTATTTTGTATCCAGCAAGCTACTTTTTGCATTAACTCGATGGCTCATTACATCGGTGCTCAACCATTTGATGATAAAAGAACCCCAAGAGATAATTGGTTAACTGCGTTAGTCACATTTGGAGAAGGTTATCATAACTTCCATCATGAGTTCCCAAGTGATTATAGAAATGCAATTAAATGGTATCAATATGACCCAAcaaaagttattatttatttaacgTCTTTAGTTGGTTTATCATACGATTTAAAGACCTTCTCAAGTTTAGCGATCAAACAAGCATTAGTACAACAggaacaaaaaaaattggataaaaagaaaaacgCATTAACTTGGGGTCCTTCCTTAACAAATTTACCAAAGTGGGATAAGGCTCAGTTCATTGAAGAATCAAAGACTAACGGTAACTTAATCGTTATTTCCGGTATCGTTCATGACGTTAAAGGTTATATCACCGAACATCCTGGTGGACAACTATTAATCAAAAGTGCACTAGGAAAAGATGCTACTTCTGCATTCAATGGTGGTGTCTACAGACACTCAAACGCTGCCACCAATGTGTTAGCTAATTTAAGAGTTGCCGTGATAGTAGAAAGCGAAGAAAGTGCATTGAAGTTTGCAGCCAGAAGAGGAGAACATTATTATGACGAAAAGAAGACCATCTAA